CGCATCTATGACGAAGAGGATCCGGCCGTGGTCTGGGCCATTTTGACGACCATATTCACCGGTCAGAAGTTCGCTAAAAAGGTCGGATTCTGTGGTCAGGGTGTGTCCAATTCGCGGGTCATCCGCGGTCTGGTGTGCATCGCGGGCATCGTTTCGGCGTCCGTTGTGCCGGACACTTACCAGCAGACCAAGCTGGACATGGCCGAAGTGGAGGCCGAGAACATCTCCGTGTCGGGTCTGGGCGCCTGGCTTTCGGAACAGCATCTGGAGCGGCTGCACATGCTCATGGCTGAAAACCGCTATGAGCATATCCTGAAGAAGAGTACCTCGGGGCCTGATCTCCTGGAATGGTATGAAGGCGAGCTGGCCAGACTGCACGAACAGCTGCAGAGCAACCTGGGCAGCATGAAGGAAGAGTTCTACCGTCAGGAACTGGCCTCCTTCAGGGATATCTTCCACAAGCAGGTCATCTACGCCACCTGGGACTGGGAAACCACGGTTCTGGACGCCCTGCATCAGGGGGGCTTCGCCACGTTCGAGGAACAGGCCCAGGCTCTGGAGGCCCAGCGGGCCAAAATCTGGTAGAATGGCATTGTGCGCGGGAATGGACATGTTCCGCCCGCGCCGTGTTTCTTTTCAGGCGGCTTCGGCCGCCTTTTTGGTATGCTTTACTGGAAAGACATTCCCGTCACTGTCATCCGGAATCCGCGGGCACGCAGAGTCTGGCTGAAGATGCGCTCCTGCCGGGGGCTCGAAGTGATGCTGCCCTTTGACATGTCATTAGGAGACTTGCCGGCCATTCTGGACCGCCATGCGGGATGGATCGATAAGCGGCGGACAGTTCTGGAATCCCGGGGCGAAGGCCCGGGGCAGCCGTTTTTACCGGACTCAGTGCGGCTGGTCTTTGTGGGGCGCGACTATGCCGTGAACTACGCTCATGGCCCCATAGCCGGGTTGGTGGCGCGGAAAGGGGAGCTGGTCGTGACCTGCCCGCCGGGCCGGGAGATTCTGGCCGCGAGGCTGTTGCAACATTTTCTGGTGCGGGAGGGCAAACACCATCTCGTTCCGGCCTGCCGTGAACTGGCGGATGCCTGTGGCGTCGCCGTGAGTGCCGTTTCCGTGCGCAACCAGAAAACCCTGTGGGGGAGCTGTTCGGTCAGGGGCGGGATCAGTCTGAACGCCCGGCTTCTGTTGCTGCCGCAGGAACTGGCGTGCCATGTCATGCTGCACGAGTTCTGCCATGTGTTTCACCGCAATCATGGGAGCGGCTTTCAGGAGCGGCTGCGCGCCCTTGACCCCATGACTTCTGTGCATGAAAAAGCCTTACGCCGCGCCTGGGAAGAGCTTCCGGGGTGGACAAAACAATAGGCGGGCTGCTGCCCGCAAGGGGGTGTATGCGTTATATGGTGACATTTTTGGCCGTGGTCATGCTGTGCGGATGTACACAGGAAGCCCAGAATCAGCTGGGCCGGAAAATCCAGAACTGGACCGGAACTGACGGCGTGATGGAAATCTATACCGGGGAGCAGCTGGTGCGGCGTTTTATCAAGGTGGACAAATTATCCACAGCCTACGGCACTTCCGACAGCCTGGCCAGGGGATACCGTTTCGGGTATGGCGTGCTGGACGCCAACCTGAACGGGCAGGTCGATAAGGGAGAAAAGAAAAGGCTCTAGACCATCAGGTCTTTGTTTTTTGCTACCAAAAGTTTGAGGCTGGCGAGAAGTTGTGGCAGCGCTCGATTGTAGCGCCATTCACACTCCTTGAGGTGGAGTTCGAAATTCTGCTTCACACCGTTAAACTTTGCTAGGCGGCGTTTTGTAAAGCTCCAGAATGCTTCGATACCGTTGATGTGGACCGATTTTTCCGCAAAGTGTCTGGATTTGTTGATACGGAAATGTTTGTCGTACCCCACATCCACCAGTCCGTCATAGCCTTTCCAGCAGTCGGAATGGATAATACTCTCAGGCGAAACCTTGCCCCTGATGATGGCTTGAAGCGTTTTGGCCGAGCAGTCCGTGACCAGCTCTGTGTAAACGGCTCCATCACGCTCATAGATGCCAAAGACCGGTTGTTTAAGCGTGCCCCGTCCCCTTTTTCGGGGGCCTGGCCGCCCACGAACCCGGGCGGGGCCAAAAAAACTTTCATCAACCTCAACTACACCGAGTATTTGCTCTTTTTTGGATACCTGGTGGAGATAAATCAACCACCTGAAGGCCAGAAAGTACCTGTTCACGGTCTTTCTGTTCAACTTCAGGAGCAGAGCGGTTCTGGTAGCGTCAATGTCGATGCAAAAGCATTCAATGATTTTTCCGACTTTGTATCGACTTAACCTGCTGTTTTCAAACATTTTTTAGCCTGTCAGACACTGGCCTGATGGTCTAGAGCCAAGAAAATTTACTTCGAGGTTTCGGAATTCTCCACCTATGTGTTTTACGAGCAGCCCTGACCTGTAAGGAAGCTGCTCCGCGTCTGCCTTCTCCTGGATCGAACGCCGGGCCGGGCATTGTCATTTCTTTTTGGTGCCGGTATGTTTTGACGCGTTTTCACCATGCCAACCCATCACGCGCGACGCGAGGAGGCCATATGAAATTTCTCGATGAACTGGCTCTGGACGGGAAAAGAGTGCTGATCCGGGTCGACTACAATGTGCCTCTGAAAGGAGAAACCATCGTGGACGACAACCGTATCAGGCAGAGCCTGCCCACTTTGCGGCTGGCGTTGGATCGGGGCGCGTCTTTGGTGGTGTGCTCGCATCTGGGCCGTCCCAAGGGTTCGCCCATGCCCGAATTTTCTCTGAAGCCCGTGGCGCGTCGTCTGTCGGAACTTTTGGGCCGGGACGTGCTCATGGCTCCGGACTGCATCGGGCCGGAGGTGCGGTCCATGGCCGGGTCCCTGAAACCGGGGCAGGTGCTGCTGCTGGAAAATCTGCGCTTCCATCCCGGCGAAACCAAGAACGACCCGGAATTCAGCAAAGAATTGGCCGTTCTGGGGCAGGTCTATGTCAATGACGCATTTGGCGCGTCTCACCGGGCGCACGCTTCGGTGGTGGGCGTGACGGAGTTCATGGACGAGTGCTGCGGCGGTCTGCTGCTGAAGAAGGAATGGCAGTATCTGGGTGAGGCCCTGAAAGCGCCTGAACGTCCTTTTGTGGCCATCATCGGCGGCGCCAAGGTTTCCTCGAAGCTGGGCATTTTGAAAGCCCTGATGGAGAAGGTCGATTCCATGATCGTTGGCGGGGCCATGGCCAACACTTTCCGCAAGGCCCAGGGGCTGGAAGTGGGAACCTCTCTGGTGGAAGACGACCTGCTCGAGGAAGCCATGGGCATCATGGTCGCGGCGCGGGAAAAGGGCGTCAGGTTCTATCTGCCCGTGGATTTCATTCTGGGTACATCGCCCACCGGTCCTGTGGGCGCGGGTGTGCGCACTTATCAGGACATTCCGGCCGACGGCATGATTCTGGAC
Above is a window of Desulfomicrobium orale DSM 12838 DNA encoding:
- a CDS encoding M48 family metallopeptidase, with amino-acid sequence MLYWKDIPVTVIRNPRARRVWLKMRSCRGLEVMLPFDMSLGDLPAILDRHAGWIDKRRTVLESRGEGPGQPFLPDSVRLVFVGRDYAVNYAHGPIAGLVARKGELVVTCPPGREILAARLLQHFLVREGKHHLVPACRELADACGVAVSAVSVRNQKTLWGSCSVRGGISLNARLLLLPQELACHVMLHEFCHVFHRNHGSGFQERLRALDPMTSVHEKALRRAWEELPGWTKQ
- a CDS encoding IS1595 family transposase, whose amino-acid sequence is MFENSRLSRYKVGKIIECFCIDIDATRTALLLKLNRKTVNRYFLAFRWLIYLHQVSKKEQILGVVEVDESFFGPARVRGRPGPRKRGRGTLKQPVFGIYERDGAVYTELVTDCSAKTLQAIIRGKVSPESIIHSDCWKGYDGLVDVGYDKHFRINKSRHFAEKSVHINGIEAFWSFTKRRLAKFNGVKQNFELHLKECEWRYNRALPQLLASLKLLVAKNKDLMV
- a CDS encoding phosphoglycerate kinase — protein: MKFLDELALDGKRVLIRVDYNVPLKGETIVDDNRIRQSLPTLRLALDRGASLVVCSHLGRPKGSPMPEFSLKPVARRLSELLGRDVLMAPDCIGPEVRSMAGSLKPGQVLLLENLRFHPGETKNDPEFSKELAVLGQVYVNDAFGASHRAHASVVGVTEFMDECCGGLLLKKEWQYLGEALKAPERPFVAIIGGAKVSSKLGILKALMEKVDSMIVGGAMANTFRKAQGLEVGTSLVEDDLLEEAMGIMVAAREKGVRFYLPVDFILGTSPTGPVGAGVRTYQDIPADGMILDTGPASHTLFSEVIKDAKTVIWNGPMGAFENPAFAQGSINLCRAVAAVPGMTILGGGDTNVIVEQTGLTDKFSFISTGGGSFLEFLEGKELPAFTALEKKS